One Denticeps clupeoides chromosome 12, fDenClu1.1, whole genome shotgun sequence genomic window carries:
- the eif6 gene encoding eukaryotic translation initiation factor 6 produces the protein MAVRASFEKNNEIGCFAKLTNTYCLVAIGGSENFYSVFEGELSETIPVVHASIAGCRIIGRMCVGNRHGLLVPNNTTDQELQHIRNCLPDAVRIQRVEERLSALGNVIACNDYVALVHPDLDRETEEILADNLKVEVFRQTIAEQVLVGSYCTFSNQGGLVHPKTSIEDQDELSSLLQVPLVAGTVNRGSEVIAAGMVVNDWCAFCGLDTTSTELSVIESVFRLSETQPSAIATTMRDSLIDSLT, from the exons ATGGCCGTAAGAGCTTCGTTCGAGAAAAACAACGAAATCGGATGCTTTGCCAAGCTGACGAACACGTACTGCCTGGTAGCGATAGGCGGCTCGGAAAACTTCTACAG CGTGTTTGAAGGGGAGCTGTCAGAGACCATACCTGTAGTCCACGCCTCCATAGCTGGATGCCGGATAATCGGAAGGATGTGTGTTG gGAATCGTCATGGCCTTTTGGTTCCTAATAACACAACAGATCAGGAGCTTCAGCACATCCGTAATTGTCTCCCAGACGCAGTAAGAATCCAGCGAGTCGAGGAGAGGCTGTCTGCGCTGGGGAACGTGATTGCCTGCAACGACTACGTAGCCCTTGTCCACCCTGACTTGGACCGG GAGACTGAAGAGATCTTGGCCGATAATCTGAAAGTGGAGGTGTTTCGGCAGACCATAGCAGAGCAGGTTCTGGTGGGCAGTTACTGTACGTTCAGTAACCAGGGAGGCCTTGTCCACCCGAAGACTTCAATTGAAGACCAAGATGAGCTTTCCTCTCTTCTCCAAGTCCCTTTGGTG GCAGGGACGGTGAATCGCGGCAGCGAGGTCATAGCAGCCGGGATGGTGGTGAACGACTGGTGTGCGTTCTGTGGACTGGACACGACAAGCACAGAGCTTTCGGTCATTGAGAGTGTATTCCGACTGAGTGAAACGCAACCTAGTGCCATCGCAACAACAATGAGAGATTCCCTTATTGACAG CCTCACATAA
- the mmp24 gene encoding matrix metalloproteinase-24 isoform X1, translating into MAGAGAKGRRTGLPGFCWKTCYFHILFWAVSFCGEEKTFIVETWLKNYGYLLPHDIRTSDLRSEKAMQSAVAAMQRFYGIPVTGVLDQTTIEWMRKPRCGVPDHPHVSRRRRNKRYALTGQKWRDKKISYSIHNFTPKVGEKDTQRAIRQAFDVWQTVTPLTFQEVAYSEIKNEGKEADIMIFFASGFHGDSSPFDGEGGFLAHAYFPGPGIGGDTHFDSDEPWTLGNANHDGNDLFLVAVHELGHALGLEHSNDPSAIMAPFYQYMDTHNFKLPLDDLQGIQKIYGIPTAMLEPTRPLPTLPARRIHSTSERKHDRQSRPPRPPSGDRPSSPGNGKPNICDGNFNTVAFFRREMFVFKDRWFWRLRNNKVQEGYPMQIDHFWKGLPPKIDAAYERSDGKFVFFKGDKYWVFKEVTAEPGYPHSLEELGCCLPRDGIDTALRWEPVGKTYFFKGDQYWRYNEEKRTADPGYPKPITVWKGIPEAPQGAFVSREGFYTYFYKGKDYWKFDNTKLTVEPGYPKSILKDWMGCDHTDMEKNKDRQLPHDDVDIMVAINDVPSTVNAIAVVIPCILSLCILVLVYTIFQFKNKGVQQNVTYYKHPVQEWV; encoded by the exons ACGTGGCTGAAGAACTACGGCTACCTGCTGCCCCATGACATCCGAACTTCGGACCTGCGGTCGGAGAAAGCCATGCAGTCTGCAGTCGCTGCCATGCAGCGGTTCTATGGTATCCCTGTGACTGGGGTGCTGGACCAGACCACCATTGA GTGGATGAGGAAACCTCGTTGTGGGGTGCCTGACCACCCCCACGTCAGCCGCCGAAGGCGGAATAAACGCTACGCCCTAACAGGTCAAAAATGGAGGGACAAAAAAATCTCTTACAG CATACACAACTTTACACCGAAAGTGGGTGAAAAAGACACTCAGAGGGCAATTCGGCAGGCCTTCGACGTGTGGCAAACAGTGACCCCACTGACCTTCCAGGAGGTGGCCTATTCGGAGATTAAGAACGAGGGAAAGGAGGCAGACATCATGATTTTCTTTGCCTCTGGATTTCATGGTGACAGTTCTCCATTTGATGGTGAAGGAGGCTTTTTGGCACATGCCTACTTTCCTGGGCCTGGAATTGGAGGAGACACACACTTCGATTCAGATGAACCGTGGACATTAGGAAATGCCAATCATGACG GTAATGACCTCTTCCTTGTGGCAGTGCATGAGCTAGGCCATGCCTTGGGTTTGGAGCATTCCAATGACCCCAGTGCTATAATGGCTCCCTTCTATCAATACATGGACACACATAACTTCAAACTACCCCTCGATGACCTTCAGGGCATCCAGAAAATATATG GAATCCCTACTGCCATGCTGGAGCCTACAAGGCCTCTGCCGACACTCCCAGCTCGAAGGATCCACTCCACCTCCGAAAGGAAACATGACAGACAGTCACGTCCACCACGACCTCCATCCGGAGACCGTCCCTCCTCTCCAGGAAATGGCAAACCCAACATCTGCGATGGCAACTTCAACACTGTGGCCTTCTTCAGGAGAGAGATGTTTGTCTTTAAG GACCGATGGTTCTGGCGGCTGCGGAACAACAAGGTGCAGGAGGGATACCCGATGCAGATCGACCACTTCTGGAAAGGGCTCCCACCCAAGATTGACGCAGCCTATGAGAGATCGGATGGAAAATTTGTGTTCTTCAAAG GCGATAAGTACTGGGTGTTCAAGGAAGTGACCGCGGAGCCTGGATACCCCCACAGTCTGGAGGAGCTGGGCTGCTGTCTGCCCAGAGATGGCATTGACACCGCCCTGCGCTGGGAGCCTGTGGGCAAAACCTACTTCTTTAAGGGAGACCAGTACTGGCGCTACAACGAGGAGAAGCGGACGGCCGACCCTGGCTACCCCAAGCCCATTACTGTTTGGAAAGGCATCCCAGAAGCCCCACAAGGAGCCTTTGTGAGCAGGGAGGGAT tTTACACCTACTTCTACAAAGGTAAAGATTACTGGAAGTTTGACAACACCAAACTCACCGTGGAGCCTGGCTACCCCAAATCCATTCTGAAAGACTGGATGGGCTGTGACCACACGGACATGGAGAAGAACAAAGATCGACAGCTTCCCCACGATGACGTGGACATCATGGTGGCCATCAACGACGTCCCGAGCACCGTCAACGCCATCGCCGTGGTCATCCCCTGCATCCTCTCGCTTTGCATTCTGGTCTTAGTCTACACTATATTTCAGTTCAAGAACAAAGGGGTACAGCAGAATGTCACCTACTACAAACACCCTGTGCAAGAATGGGTATGA
- the mmp24 gene encoding matrix metalloproteinase-24 isoform X2 produces the protein MQSAVAAMQRFYGIPVTGVLDQTTIEWMRKPRCGVPDHPHVSRRRRNKRYALTGQKWRDKKISYSIHNFTPKVGEKDTQRAIRQAFDVWQTVTPLTFQEVAYSEIKNEGKEADIMIFFASGFHGDSSPFDGEGGFLAHAYFPGPGIGGDTHFDSDEPWTLGNANHDGNDLFLVAVHELGHALGLEHSNDPSAIMAPFYQYMDTHNFKLPLDDLQGIQKIYGIPTAMLEPTRPLPTLPARRIHSTSERKHDRQSRPPRPPSGDRPSSPGNGKPNICDGNFNTVAFFRREMFVFKDRWFWRLRNNKVQEGYPMQIDHFWKGLPPKIDAAYERSDGKFVFFKGDKYWVFKEVTAEPGYPHSLEELGCCLPRDGIDTALRWEPVGKTYFFKGDQYWRYNEEKRTADPGYPKPITVWKGIPEAPQGAFVSREGFYTYFYKGKDYWKFDNTKLTVEPGYPKSILKDWMGCDHTDMEKNKDRQLPHDDVDIMVAINDVPSTVNAIAVVIPCILSLCILVLVYTIFQFKNKGVQQNVTYYKHPVQEWV, from the exons ATGCAGTCTGCAGTCGCTGCCATGCAGCGGTTCTATGGTATCCCTGTGACTGGGGTGCTGGACCAGACCACCATTGA GTGGATGAGGAAACCTCGTTGTGGGGTGCCTGACCACCCCCACGTCAGCCGCCGAAGGCGGAATAAACGCTACGCCCTAACAGGTCAAAAATGGAGGGACAAAAAAATCTCTTACAG CATACACAACTTTACACCGAAAGTGGGTGAAAAAGACACTCAGAGGGCAATTCGGCAGGCCTTCGACGTGTGGCAAACAGTGACCCCACTGACCTTCCAGGAGGTGGCCTATTCGGAGATTAAGAACGAGGGAAAGGAGGCAGACATCATGATTTTCTTTGCCTCTGGATTTCATGGTGACAGTTCTCCATTTGATGGTGAAGGAGGCTTTTTGGCACATGCCTACTTTCCTGGGCCTGGAATTGGAGGAGACACACACTTCGATTCAGATGAACCGTGGACATTAGGAAATGCCAATCATGACG GTAATGACCTCTTCCTTGTGGCAGTGCATGAGCTAGGCCATGCCTTGGGTTTGGAGCATTCCAATGACCCCAGTGCTATAATGGCTCCCTTCTATCAATACATGGACACACATAACTTCAAACTACCCCTCGATGACCTTCAGGGCATCCAGAAAATATATG GAATCCCTACTGCCATGCTGGAGCCTACAAGGCCTCTGCCGACACTCCCAGCTCGAAGGATCCACTCCACCTCCGAAAGGAAACATGACAGACAGTCACGTCCACCACGACCTCCATCCGGAGACCGTCCCTCCTCTCCAGGAAATGGCAAACCCAACATCTGCGATGGCAACTTCAACACTGTGGCCTTCTTCAGGAGAGAGATGTTTGTCTTTAAG GACCGATGGTTCTGGCGGCTGCGGAACAACAAGGTGCAGGAGGGATACCCGATGCAGATCGACCACTTCTGGAAAGGGCTCCCACCCAAGATTGACGCAGCCTATGAGAGATCGGATGGAAAATTTGTGTTCTTCAAAG GCGATAAGTACTGGGTGTTCAAGGAAGTGACCGCGGAGCCTGGATACCCCCACAGTCTGGAGGAGCTGGGCTGCTGTCTGCCCAGAGATGGCATTGACACCGCCCTGCGCTGGGAGCCTGTGGGCAAAACCTACTTCTTTAAGGGAGACCAGTACTGGCGCTACAACGAGGAGAAGCGGACGGCCGACCCTGGCTACCCCAAGCCCATTACTGTTTGGAAAGGCATCCCAGAAGCCCCACAAGGAGCCTTTGTGAGCAGGGAGGGAT tTTACACCTACTTCTACAAAGGTAAAGATTACTGGAAGTTTGACAACACCAAACTCACCGTGGAGCCTGGCTACCCCAAATCCATTCTGAAAGACTGGATGGGCTGTGACCACACGGACATGGAGAAGAACAAAGATCGACAGCTTCCCCACGATGACGTGGACATCATGGTGGCCATCAACGACGTCCCGAGCACCGTCAACGCCATCGCCGTGGTCATCCCCTGCATCCTCTCGCTTTGCATTCTGGTCTTAGTCTACACTATATTTCAGTTCAAGAACAAAGGGGTACAGCAGAATGTCACCTACTACAAACACCCTGTGCAAGAATGGGTATGA